In one window of Nesterenkonia sandarakina DNA:
- a CDS encoding aconitate hydratase AcnA, with product MNNADSYGAKGVLNVDGTDYEIFRLNAVEGHDSLPYSLKVLLENLLRTEDGANVTAEHIKALAQWDENAQPDTEIQFTPGRVLMQDFTGVPCVVDLATMREAVKELGGKPEQINPLAPAEMVIDHSVQIDSFGNADAMERNMDMEYQRNGERYQFLRWGQTAFDDFKVVPPGMGIVHQVNIENLARTVMTREVDGALRAYPDTCVGTDSHTTMENGLGVLGWGVGGIEAEAAMLGQPISMLIPRVVGFKLSGSIPAGATATDVVLTITEMLREHGVVGKFVEFYGEGVAAVPLANRATIGNMSPEFGSTAAMFPIDEVTLDYLRLTGRTEEQLALVEAYAKEQGMWHDPSRELRFSEFLELDLSTVVPSIAGPKRPQDRIELTDAKQQFRKDIHNYAEGGSVTNGAVDDASEESFPASDAPSHDATDEQTEADKPRETSGQPVEGRPSNPTPVSMPDGREFHLDHGAVSIASITSCTNTSNPNVMMAAGVLARNASEKGLTSKPWVKTSLAPGSKVVTDYYEKSGLTEYLEKIGFYLVGYGCTTCIGNSGPLEEEISQKIQEQDLAVTSVLSGNRNFEGRINPDVKMNYLASPPLVVAYALAGSMDFDFENEPLGHDESGKAIFLADIWPDPVEVQKIIDASIDTDMFTSKYATVFDGDHRWQELQTPEGSTFAWDEDSTYVRKPPYFEGMDLEPSAVTDIEGARVLLKLGDSVTTDHISPAGSFKSDTPAGRYLLENGVARKDFNSYGSRRGNHEVMIRGTFANIRIKNELLDGVEGGYTRDFTQEGAPQAAVYDAAMNYQAAGVPLVVLGGKEYGSGSSRDWAAKGTSLLGVRAVITQSFERIHRSNLIGMGVLPLQFPEGESAETLGLDGFETFSISGVTELNNGTTPKTVKVTATKQDGSEVSFDAVVRIDTPGEADYYRNGGILQYVLRSLVKK from the coding sequence GTGAATAATGCGGACAGCTATGGGGCCAAAGGCGTCCTCAACGTCGACGGCACCGACTACGAAATCTTCCGACTCAACGCTGTGGAGGGGCACGACTCCCTTCCCTACAGCCTGAAGGTCCTGCTCGAGAATCTCCTGCGCACCGAAGACGGTGCCAACGTCACGGCCGAGCACATCAAGGCACTGGCGCAGTGGGATGAGAACGCCCAGCCCGACACGGAGATCCAGTTCACCCCGGGGCGGGTCCTGATGCAGGACTTCACCGGCGTGCCCTGCGTGGTGGACCTGGCGACCATGCGCGAGGCCGTCAAGGAGCTCGGCGGCAAGCCCGAGCAGATCAACCCGCTGGCACCGGCCGAGATGGTGATCGATCACTCCGTCCAGATCGATTCCTTCGGCAACGCCGACGCCATGGAACGCAACATGGACATGGAGTACCAGCGCAACGGTGAGCGCTACCAGTTCCTGCGCTGGGGCCAGACCGCGTTCGATGACTTCAAGGTCGTGCCTCCGGGCATGGGCATCGTGCACCAGGTCAACATCGAGAACCTGGCCCGCACCGTGATGACCCGCGAGGTCGACGGCGCGCTGCGAGCCTACCCGGACACCTGTGTGGGCACCGACTCGCACACCACCATGGAGAACGGCCTGGGCGTGCTCGGCTGGGGCGTGGGCGGCATCGAGGCCGAGGCGGCCATGCTGGGCCAGCCCATCTCGATGCTCATCCCGCGCGTGGTCGGCTTCAAGCTCAGCGGGTCCATCCCGGCCGGCGCCACCGCCACCGATGTCGTGCTCACGATCACCGAGATGCTGCGCGAGCACGGTGTGGTGGGCAAGTTCGTGGAGTTCTACGGCGAGGGTGTGGCGGCAGTGCCGCTGGCCAACCGCGCCACCATCGGCAACATGTCCCCGGAGTTCGGCTCCACCGCGGCGATGTTCCCGATCGATGAGGTCACCCTGGACTACCTGCGCCTGACCGGGCGCACCGAGGAGCAGCTGGCGCTGGTCGAGGCCTACGCCAAGGAACAGGGCATGTGGCATGACCCCTCCCGCGAGCTGCGCTTCTCGGAGTTCCTCGAGCTGGACCTCTCCACCGTGGTCCCCTCGATCGCCGGTCCGAAGCGTCCGCAGGACCGCATCGAGCTTACCGACGCGAAGCAGCAGTTCCGCAAGGACATCCACAACTACGCCGAGGGCGGCTCGGTGACCAACGGCGCCGTCGACGACGCCTCCGAGGAGTCCTTCCCGGCCTCTGACGCGCCCTCCCACGACGCGACCGACGAGCAGACCGAGGCCGATAAGCCCCGCGAGACCTCGGGACAGCCGGTGGAGGGTCGCCCCTCGAACCCGACCCCGGTCAGCATGCCGGACGGACGCGAGTTCCACCTGGATCACGGCGCGGTGTCCATCGCCTCGATCACCTCCTGCACCAACACCTCGAACCCCAACGTGATGATGGCCGCCGGCGTGCTGGCGCGCAACGCCTCCGAGAAGGGCCTGACCAGCAAGCCCTGGGTCAAGACCTCGCTGGCGCCGGGCTCGAAGGTGGTCACCGACTACTACGAGAAGTCCGGGCTGACCGAATACCTGGAGAAGATCGGCTTCTACCTGGTCGGCTACGGCTGCACCACCTGCATCGGCAACTCGGGTCCGCTGGAGGAGGAGATCTCCCAGAAGATCCAGGAGCAGGACCTCGCCGTGACCTCGGTGCTCTCGGGCAACCGAAACTTCGAAGGCCGGATCAACCCGGATGTGAAGATGAACTACCTGGCCTCCCCGCCGCTGGTGGTCGCCTACGCCCTGGCCGGGTCCATGGACTTCGACTTCGAGAACGAGCCGCTGGGCCACGACGAGTCCGGCAAGGCGATCTTCCTCGCTGACATCTGGCCGGACCCGGTGGAGGTGCAGAAGATCATCGACGCCTCCATCGACACCGACATGTTCACCTCCAAGTACGCCACCGTCTTCGACGGCGATCACCGCTGGCAGGAGCTGCAGACCCCTGAGGGCTCCACCTTCGCCTGGGACGAGGACTCCACCTACGTGCGGAAGCCCCCCTACTTCGAGGGCATGGACCTCGAGCCCTCCGCGGTCACCGACATCGAAGGTGCCCGGGTGCTGCTGAAGCTCGGCGACTCCGTGACCACCGACCACATCTCCCCGGCGGGCTCCTTCAAGTCCGACACCCCGGCCGGTCGGTACCTGCTGGAGAACGGCGTGGCCCGCAAGGACTTCAACTCCTACGGCTCCCGCCGAGGCAACCACGAGGTCATGATCCGCGGCACCTTCGCCAACATCCGGATCAAGAACGAGCTGCTCGACGGCGTGGAAGGCGGATACACCCGCGACTTCACCCAGGAGGGCGCTCCGCAGGCTGCCGTCTATGACGCGGCCATGAACTACCAGGCGGCCGGTGTGCCGCTGGTGGTCCTCGGCGGCAAGGAGTACGGCTCCGGATCCTCCCGTGACTGGGCGGCCAAGGGCACCAGCCTGCTGGGCGTCCGTGCTGTCATCACCCAGTCCTTCGAGCGGATCCACCGCTCGAACCTGATCGGGATGGGCGTGCTTCCGCTGCAGTTCCCCGAGGGCGAGTCGGCCGAGACCCTCGGTCTGGACGGCTTCGAGACCTTCTCCATCTCCGGAGTGACCGAGCTGAACAACGGCACCACCCCGAAGACCGTGAAGGTCACCGCGACCAAGCAGGACGGCTCCGAGGTCAGCTTCGACGCCGTGGTGCGCATCGACACTCCCGGTGAGGCGGACTACTACCGCAACGGCGGGATCCTGCAGTACGTGCTGCGTTCGCTGGTGAAGAAGTAG
- a CDS encoding class I SAM-dependent RNA methyltransferase, whose product MTQTLTLDIGPMAHGGHCVARYEGRVVFVRHAIPGETVRAKVTEGGPGAKYWRADVVEVLSASDYRRRHIWKLADSLRAHENDRLPVGGAEFGHITDQHQRRLKGQVFRDTMQRIGGFSIHDQRLPLASGDGEVHVQDVLSDGPYHGLHWRTRASFAVSAEGSLSMKPHRSNELIELRGMPLAVGSIHESGIFGFSFAGADRVDAVAAGAGPQVTLVVHERTGLPQPDREALIQRLLQLHARNPEIANIVLASSHPEPVPSGARGGARGSVRRGRGGRSGPGARAQDLPAPARPDQVSYEVVAGSRTVTEPLPQPAPIAGAWDAVPAEVVIRPEDFWQIHRNAPSCLVSAAHKMAQVPEGAAVADLYAGAGLFTAWAAGLAGPTGSVLSVEGAPGSSASAAQLFSDSPQVEVLQAPVESVLDRLARRDLILLDPPRTGAGERVITGIDAAAPREVLYVSCEPSSFARDAKSLMSRGWELADLEVFDLYPNTHHMESVALFRAPRRR is encoded by the coding sequence ATGACGCAGACCCTGACGCTGGATATCGGCCCGATGGCCCACGGGGGACATTGTGTCGCCCGCTACGAGGGTCGCGTCGTCTTCGTTCGCCACGCCATCCCCGGGGAGACCGTCCGGGCCAAAGTGACCGAGGGCGGGCCGGGGGCGAAGTACTGGCGAGCCGACGTCGTCGAGGTGCTCAGTGCCTCCGACTACCGCCGACGCCACATCTGGAAGCTCGCCGATTCCCTGCGCGCCCATGAGAACGACCGGCTCCCGGTCGGCGGAGCCGAGTTCGGCCACATCACCGACCAGCATCAGCGCCGGCTCAAGGGGCAGGTCTTCCGGGACACCATGCAGCGCATCGGAGGCTTCTCGATCCATGACCAGCGCCTCCCACTGGCCTCCGGAGACGGCGAGGTCCACGTCCAGGACGTGCTCTCCGACGGGCCGTACCACGGGCTGCACTGGCGCACCCGGGCAAGCTTCGCGGTCAGCGCCGAGGGGTCGCTGAGCATGAAGCCGCACCGCTCCAACGAGCTCATCGAGCTGCGCGGGATGCCGCTGGCCGTGGGCTCGATCCATGAGAGCGGCATCTTCGGGTTCAGCTTCGCCGGGGCCGACCGGGTGGACGCCGTGGCAGCCGGCGCCGGGCCGCAGGTCACCCTGGTGGTGCATGAGCGCACCGGGCTGCCCCAGCCCGACCGTGAGGCGCTGATCCAGCGGCTGCTCCAGCTGCACGCTCGGAACCCCGAGATCGCGAACATCGTGCTGGCCAGCTCGCACCCGGAACCAGTGCCGAGCGGGGCCCGGGGCGGCGCCCGCGGCTCGGTGCGCCGGGGCCGCGGCGGACGTTCCGGCCCCGGGGCCCGAGCTCAGGACCTTCCCGCTCCCGCGCGCCCGGATCAGGTCAGCTACGAGGTGGTGGCCGGGTCCCGGACAGTGACTGAGCCGCTCCCGCAGCCCGCGCCCATCGCAGGCGCCTGGGACGCAGTGCCCGCGGAGGTGGTGATCCGGCCCGAGGACTTCTGGCAGATCCACCGCAACGCGCCGAGCTGTCTGGTCAGCGCCGCGCACAAGATGGCCCAGGTCCCCGAGGGCGCCGCGGTCGCGGACCTCTATGCCGGGGCCGGGCTGTTCACCGCCTGGGCGGCAGGCCTCGCCGGGCCCACCGGATCGGTGCTCAGCGTCGAGGGTGCCCCCGGATCCAGCGCCAGTGCGGCCCAGCTGTTCTCCGACTCCCCGCAGGTCGAGGTGCTCCAGGCACCCGTGGAGTCCGTCCTGGACCGGCTCGCGCGGCGTGATCTGATCCTGTTGGACCCGCCCCGGACCGGCGCGGGGGAACGTGTCATCACCGGGATCGACGCTGCGGCCCCGCGTGAGGTCCTCTACGTCTCCTGCGAACCCTCCTCCTTCGCCCGGGACGCCAAGTCCCTGATGAGCCGTGGCTGGGAACTGGCAGACCTGGAGGTCTTCGATCTCTACCCGAACACCCACCACATGGAATCCGTGGCGCTCTTCCGGGCGCCTCGTCGCAGGTGA
- a CDS encoding DUF3159 domain-containing protein, whose translation MTADSQGSGGAPRAPRGESSGADSGMNPDANPDANSDEDSGVNPGADSGASSDASDARDPAAQFSTAAASRVRTAEDGSLDVLASVGGVRGLVESSLPAAAFLIAFLITEDLIPALIISVVIGLGFALVRLVQKGSLVQSLAGLAGILICALVAYRTGDARDFYAWGFLINAGYLLAFLVSILVRWPFLGLLFGIVRGEGLEWRKDPVRRRKYALATWLLLAVPALRLIIQVPLYLADDVAGLGTARLVMGIPLYALALWVGWLISRPAEPTSPHAPATPTSGVNDDPEQQVDQEKRR comes from the coding sequence ATGACCGCTGACTCCCAGGGCTCGGGGGGAGCGCCCCGCGCGCCGCGCGGCGAAAGCTCCGGCGCGGACTCGGGCATGAACCCCGACGCGAACCCCGACGCGAACTCCGACGAGGACTCGGGCGTGAACCCCGGCGCGGACTCCGGCGCGAGCTCGGACGCATCTGACGCGCGGGACCCCGCAGCGCAGTTCTCCACCGCCGCCGCCTCCCGGGTGCGGACCGCCGAGGACGGCTCCCTGGATGTGCTCGCCTCGGTCGGCGGCGTGCGCGGGCTCGTGGAGAGCTCGCTGCCTGCCGCCGCCTTCCTGATCGCGTTCCTGATCACCGAGGACCTGATCCCGGCCCTGATCATCTCGGTGGTGATCGGCCTGGGATTCGCGCTGGTGCGCCTGGTGCAGAAGGGATCGCTGGTGCAGTCGCTGGCGGGACTCGCCGGGATCCTGATCTGCGCGCTGGTCGCCTACCGCACCGGGGATGCCCGCGACTTCTACGCCTGGGGCTTCCTGATCAACGCCGGCTACCTGCTGGCTTTCCTGGTCTCCATCCTGGTGAGATGGCCGTTCCTCGGTCTGCTCTTCGGGATCGTGCGCGGGGAAGGGCTGGAGTGGCGCAAGGACCCGGTGCGCCGCCGCAAGTACGCACTGGCCACATGGCTGCTGCTCGCGGTGCCCGCACTGCGCCTGATCATCCAGGTTCCGCTCTACCTGGCCGACGACGTGGCCGGTCTCGGCACCGCCCGGCTCGTGATGGGGATCCCGCTCTACGCGCTCGCGCTCTGGGTGGGATGGCTGATCTCCCGGCCGGCGGAGCCCACCAGCCCGCATGCCCCAGCAACGCCCACCTCCGGGGTCAACGACGATCCCGAGCAGCAGGTCGACCAAGAGAAGAGACGGTGA
- a CDS encoding DUF3710 domain-containing protein has product MLFGKKKTPATPAPATDADDTTADKTSPGTTGSETTGTEETASANAASREVSAAGSPEPQSASASPDVVPATAAVASVAQPVTESTPTAVPRDSRELDSKKGYLDFGALLIPSAKNQQVRLDIDQKTKRVVALTIMIDQASIQVQPFSAPKSGGTWNEVLEQIEDSVIKQSGKVKRVDGRFGQELAARVPTVLKDGRKGWRVARFIGFEGPRWFLRGVVGGRGAIDASAARAVEDLFAKIVVVRGDDPLPPRELLRLQPPEGAKRVVVPRNRAQRRDDSPSPNPAAAPVSDDR; this is encoded by the coding sequence ATGCTCTTCGGCAAGAAGAAGACCCCGGCGACACCGGCGCCCGCGACGGACGCCGACGACACCACCGCGGACAAGACATCCCCGGGCACCACCGGCTCAGAGACCACCGGCACGGAGGAGACAGCCTCGGCGAACGCTGCCTCCCGCGAGGTGTCCGCAGCCGGTTCGCCGGAACCCCAGAGCGCCTCGGCCTCGCCCGACGTCGTGCCCGCGACCGCCGCCGTGGCCTCCGTGGCGCAGCCGGTCACCGAATCGACCCCCACGGCGGTCCCGCGTGACTCCCGGGAGCTGGACTCCAAGAAGGGCTACCTGGACTTCGGCGCACTGCTGATCCCCTCGGCGAAGAACCAGCAGGTGCGCCTGGACATCGACCAGAAGACCAAGCGCGTGGTGGCGCTGACCATCATGATCGACCAGGCGAGCATCCAGGTCCAGCCGTTCTCCGCCCCGAAGTCCGGCGGCACCTGGAACGAGGTGCTCGAGCAGATCGAAGACTCGGTCATCAAGCAGAGCGGCAAGGTCAAAAGGGTGGACGGACGCTTCGGCCAGGAGCTCGCAGCCCGCGTGCCCACCGTGCTCAAGGACGGCCGCAAAGGCTGGCGAGTGGCACGGTTCATCGGCTTCGAAGGCCCGCGCTGGTTCCTGCGCGGGGTGGTCGGAGGTCGCGGCGCCATCGACGCCTCCGCGGCCCGTGCCGTGGAGGACCTGTTCGCGAAGATCGTCGTCGTCCGCGGCGATGACCCGCTTCCTCCGCGGGAGCTGCTGCGGCTGCAGCCCCCCGAAGGAGCCAAGCGGGTGGTGGTCCCGCGCAACCGCGCCCAGCGCCGCGACGACTCGCCCAGCCCGAACCCAGCGGCGGCACCGGTGAGCGATGACCGCTGA
- the dut gene encoding dUTP diphosphatase, which yields MNRISVPLKQLDPDLDVPRYSHPGDAGADLLTAEEFTLEPGERRLVPTGVALALPQGWVGLVHPRSGLAVRHGITVVNAPGTVDAGYRGEIKVCLLNTDRYEAVHFSRGDRIAQLLLQKVEQADFTVVDELETSDRGAGGFGSTGR from the coding sequence GTGAATCGCATCTCAGTACCCCTGAAACAGCTTGACCCGGATCTCGACGTGCCGCGCTACTCCCACCCCGGTGACGCCGGCGCGGACCTGTTGACCGCGGAGGAGTTCACCCTCGAACCGGGGGAGCGGCGACTGGTCCCGACCGGAGTGGCGCTGGCGCTGCCGCAGGGATGGGTCGGACTGGTCCATCCGCGCAGCGGTCTGGCGGTGCGCCACGGGATCACGGTGGTCAATGCACCCGGGACGGTGGACGCTGGGTATCGTGGGGAGATCAAGGTGTGCCTGCTCAATACAGACCGCTACGAGGCGGTCCACTTCTCCCGCGGGGACCGGATCGCTCAGCTGCTCCTGCAGAAGGTGGAGCAGGCCGACTTCACAGTGGTGGATGAGCTCGAGACCAGCGACCGGGGCGCAGGCGGCTTCGGCTCCACCGGGCGATAG
- a CDS encoding DUF3093 domain-containing protein, translating to MSDESAKSAEASSPDAGSGPAPIYREKLWPAWWLWVAGVLLGASISLIFFPISVGFGVLTMFIGIGLVILGLVLTTPTLEVTPGWLSVGRARIQTKHLGRIVAHRRDAAREQLGPGFDASSYQCIRGWIDPVVTAQIIDPRDATPYWIFSTRKPNAVLSALGSGEPVQEHGVSFE from the coding sequence ATGAGTGACGAGAGTGCCAAGAGTGCTGAAGCTTCCTCCCCCGACGCCGGCTCCGGCCCCGCCCCGATCTATCGCGAGAAGCTGTGGCCGGCCTGGTGGCTCTGGGTCGCCGGGGTCCTGCTGGGCGCGTCGATCTCGCTGATCTTCTTCCCGATCAGTGTCGGCTTCGGGGTGCTGACGATGTTCATCGGCATCGGCCTGGTGATCCTCGGCCTGGTGCTCACCACCCCGACGCTGGAGGTCACTCCGGGCTGGCTGAGCGTGGGACGCGCACGCATCCAGACGAAGCATCTGGGACGCATCGTGGCCCACCGCAGGGATGCTGCCCGGGAGCAGCTGGGCCCGGGCTTCGACGCGAGCTCCTACCAGTGCATCCGTGGCTGGATCGATCCGGTGGTCACGGCGCAGATCATCGACCCCCGGGATGCCACTCCCTATTGGATCTTCTCCACCAGAAAGCCGAACGCCGTGCTCTCCGCGTTGGGCTCCGGGGAGCCCGTGCAGGAGCACGGCGTCAGTTTCGAGTGA
- a CDS encoding DUF4193 domain-containing protein: MATDYDAPRKNDDETSEDSIEELKNRNTSRQSSVVDEDETEAAEGFELPGADLSEEELQVRVLPAQSDEFTCSSCFLVRHRSQVAREENGMFFCKDCEA, translated from the coding sequence ATGGCAACCGATTACGACGCCCCGCGGAAGAACGACGACGAAACCAGTGAAGACTCGATCGAGGAGCTGAAGAACCGGAACACCTCGCGCCAGTCCTCCGTCGTGGACGAGGACGAGACCGAGGCCGCTGAAGGGTTCGAGCTCCCCGGAGCAGACCTCTCCGAGGAAGAGCTGCAGGTTCGCGTGCTGCCCGCGCAGTCGGATGAGTTCACCTGCTCATCCTGCTTCCTGGTGCGTCACCGCTCCCAGGTGGCTCGCGAGGAGAACGGCATGTTCTTCTGCAAGGACTGCGAGGCCTGA
- the sepH gene encoding septation protein SepH yields the protein MQHLRIVGVNDEENVPQLILSDESGQEFALPVDEALRHAANRTPVRPANSGAAKSPLTPREIQARLRAGATVEQVVAASGLTTAHVERYAGPVQAERAYVAQRARSAQVAPASAAEAHRAAFGDDPATLEAMVSVRLRAMDVELDTLIWDSWRREDGLWQISCAFDVDSSATHGAGIGLRPPAEWTFQPETLHLRAINRWAESLSALTAPSPSDAHPGSETQGSPGRRRLSAVDSVFDVEDSTARGSGSAPSQPGTSGPRKPAAGARGAGTQAPRDASPSRSEQPSRSEGREHEDLLDVLRARRGQRLGADAEADDRLALMLNRQDPQDRATTSDAAQQDEDEHSTVPLPRLRPVRDAHQGEDDAELENPEAEDSATGNSEAGSSTSEDLAAGGYDPAASSPAESGGTASKQTNTEETGPNDGRLDAWGFAYEGESEERSGPGEQAPAAKAAEPAEAESTAEKPRKRAPARRASMPKWDDILFGSKND from the coding sequence ATGCAGCACCTGCGCATCGTCGGGGTCAATGACGAGGAGAACGTGCCGCAGCTCATCCTCTCCGACGAGTCAGGGCAGGAGTTCGCGCTGCCTGTAGATGAGGCCTTGCGGCACGCCGCGAACCGCACCCCGGTCCGTCCTGCAAACTCCGGGGCCGCGAAAAGTCCGTTGACTCCGCGGGAGATCCAGGCACGGCTGCGTGCCGGGGCCACCGTGGAGCAGGTCGTGGCGGCCTCCGGACTGACCACCGCTCACGTGGAGCGCTACGCCGGTCCGGTCCAGGCTGAGCGGGCGTACGTGGCGCAGCGGGCCCGGTCCGCCCAGGTGGCTCCGGCCTCGGCCGCCGAGGCGCACCGCGCCGCCTTCGGTGATGATCCCGCCACCCTAGAGGCCATGGTCTCGGTGCGGCTGCGCGCCATGGACGTGGAGCTGGACACGCTGATCTGGGACTCCTGGCGCCGGGAGGACGGGCTGTGGCAGATCAGCTGCGCCTTCGACGTCGACTCCTCCGCCACGCATGGGGCCGGCATCGGACTGCGTCCCCCGGCTGAGTGGACCTTCCAGCCGGAGACCCTGCACCTGCGGGCGATCAACCGGTGGGCCGAGTCGCTCAGCGCCCTGACTGCTCCCTCGCCCTCCGATGCGCACCCCGGCTCCGAGACCCAGGGCTCCCCCGGTCGCAGACGGCTCAGCGCCGTGGACTCTGTGTTCGATGTCGAGGACTCCACCGCGCGCGGGTCCGGCTCCGCACCCTCGCAGCCTGGCACCTCTGGGCCTCGCAAGCCGGCTGCCGGGGCTCGCGGCGCGGGCACCCAGGCTCCGCGCGACGCCTCACCGAGCCGCAGCGAGCAGCCGTCCCGCAGCGAGGGACGAGAACATGAGGACCTCCTCGATGTCCTGCGCGCCCGTCGCGGCCAGCGTCTGGGGGCCGACGCCGAGGCCGATGATCGGCTCGCGCTGATGCTTAACCGGCAGGACCCGCAGGACCGTGCCACGACCTCGGACGCCGCCCAGCAGGACGAGGACGAGCACTCCACGGTCCCGCTTCCCCGGCTGCGCCCGGTCCGTGACGCGCATCAGGGCGAGGACGACGCCGAGCTCGAGAACCCCGAGGCGGAGGATTCTGCGACCGGGAACTCTGAAGCGGGGAGCTCCACGTCTGAGGACCTCGCGGCGGGAGGCTACGATCCTGCCGCATCCTCGCCAGCCGAATCAGGCGGTACCGCGTCGAAGCAGACGAACACCGAAGAGACCGGCCCCAACGATGGCCGGCTCGACGCCTGGGGATTCGCCTACGAGGGTGAGTCCGAGGAGCGCAGTGGTCCCGGAGAGCAGGCGCCCGCGGCGAAGGCCGCGGAACCTGCTGAGGCTGAGTCCACCGCGGAGAAGCCGCGGAAGCGCGCTCCCGCACGTCGGGCGAGCATGCCGAAGTGGGATGACATCCTCTTCGGCTCCAAGAACGACTGA
- a CDS encoding VOC family protein: MAAVLVPYLSYADPAGVIDWLQAIGFRVLARHDDPAGRVVHAELGFGEAVVMLASNDADYLTPPLIARSTGVGLYLALDDVAERYAAAIDAGASSVLAPEETEWGTQRARVLGPGGREWSFGSYLPGAAR, from the coding sequence ATGGCCGCAGTGCTCGTGCCGTATCTGAGCTATGCCGATCCCGCCGGCGTCATCGACTGGCTGCAGGCGATCGGTTTCCGAGTGCTGGCCCGTCACGATGACCCTGCTGGCAGGGTGGTCCACGCCGAGCTGGGGTTCGGCGAGGCGGTGGTGATGCTGGCCAGCAATGACGCGGATTACCTGACGCCCCCGCTGATAGCGCGCTCGACAGGGGTTGGGCTGTACCTCGCGCTCGATGACGTGGCCGAGCGCTACGCCGCCGCCATCGACGCCGGAGCCTCGTCAGTCCTGGCTCCGGAGGAGACCGAGTGGGGCACTCAACGTGCCCGGGTCCTAGGCCCTGGGGGCCGCGAATGGAGCTTCGGGTCCTATTTGCCCGGGGCAGCTCGGTAG
- a CDS encoding alkaline phosphatase family protein, protein MTPNSRPLPPAPDYDGAHLRHVLSSAAASLGLSGFQNRLELPEAVTTVVLMVDGLGDALLARYSGHARFLASAWRSSSARTLDVGVPTTTAASLASLGTGTTPGEHGLVGYDILSPELDRIVNMLGGWDPEVDPEQWQPHPSVLQRAVEAGTEVLTASRPKFVDSGLTQAVLRGGDFRGAARMDARFALTAEWIQQQRPARGALRQGPAPRQLVYLYVDELDKTGHRYGVDSPQWLQMLETLDAEAERFTAGLRRAYGDQVSVLLTADHGMVDITPENRLDYSAQAQLLEGVRHTGGEPRLVQLYAEPGAEPASIAAAWEQEYGDRAWVLTREQARTAGWFGPVDDRVSARIGDVLVATHSDIALYHCDRVGLSPMDMIGQHGSLTEAERRVPLLRLGG, encoded by the coding sequence ATGACCCCGAACTCCCGCCCGCTGCCGCCGGCTCCGGACTACGACGGCGCCCACCTGCGTCACGTGCTGAGCTCCGCCGCCGCCTCGCTGGGCCTCAGCGGCTTCCAGAACCGGCTGGAGCTGCCCGAGGCCGTCACCACGGTGGTGCTGATGGTCGACGGGCTCGGAGATGCGCTGCTGGCCCGCTACTCCGGCCACGCGCGCTTCCTCGCCTCCGCCTGGCGCAGCTCCAGCGCGCGGACCCTCGACGTCGGGGTGCCGACGACGACGGCGGCCTCCCTGGCCTCGCTGGGCACCGGCACCACCCCCGGGGAGCACGGACTGGTCGGCTACGACATCCTCTCCCCGGAGCTGGACCGGATCGTGAACATGCTCGGCGGCTGGGACCCCGAGGTCGACCCCGAGCAGTGGCAGCCGCATCCCTCGGTGCTGCAGCGCGCCGTCGAGGCCGGAACAGAGGTCCTCACCGCCTCCCGGCCGAAGTTCGTGGACTCCGGACTCACCCAGGCGGTGCTGCGCGGCGGTGACTTCCGCGGAGCCGCCAGGATGGATGCCCGCTTCGCCCTCACCGCCGAGTGGATCCAGCAGCAGCGCCCGGCCCGTGGCGCGCTCCGGCAGGGGCCGGCGCCACGCCAGCTGGTGTACCTCTACGTGGACGAGCTGGACAAGACCGGACACCGCTACGGCGTGGACTCCCCGCAGTGGCTGCAGATGCTGGAGACCCTCGACGCGGAGGCGGAGCGTTTCACCGCCGGGCTGCGCCGCGCCTACGGGGATCAGGTCTCGGTGCTGCTGACCGCAGACCACGGCATGGTCGACATCACACCGGAGAACCGGCTGGACTACTCCGCCCAGGCGCAGCTCCTCGAGGGCGTCCGGCACACCGGGGGTGAGCCGCGACTGGTGCAGCTCTACGCAGAGCCCGGCGCCGAGCCAGCGAGCATCGCCGCCGCCTGGGAGCAGGAATACGGGGACCGTGCCTGGGTGCTCACCCGCGAACAGGCCCGCACCGCGGGCTGGTTCGGGCCCGTCGATGACCGGGTCTCAGCGCGGATCGGAGACGTGCTGGTGGCCACGCACAGCGACATCGCGCTCTACCACTGCGACCGGGTCGGACTGTCCCCGATGGACATGATCGGCCAGCACGGCTCGCTCACCGAGGCTGAGCGCCGGGTGCCGCTGCTGCGTCTGGGCGGCTAG